The following proteins are co-located in the Micromonospora coriariae genome:
- a CDS encoding ABC transporter ATP-binding protein: MLIRLLRNQLRTYQRPLLAVVLLQFVGTMASLYLPSLNADIIDQGVARGDTDYIVRTGGWMLLVSLIQIICSIAAVYLGARIAMGFGRDVRASLFGHVNRFSAREVARFGAPSLITRNTNDVQQVQMLVLMSCTMLVAAPIMSVGGVVMALREDLGLSWLMLVSVPVLAVALSMIIRRMVPGFRLMQTRIDTVNRVLREQITGIRVVRAFVREPYETDRFGVANADLTATALRTGRLLALIFPVVMLVLNVSSVAVLWFGAQRVDSGAIQVGALTAFLQYLMQILMAVMMATFMLMMVPRAAVCAERIVEVLDTDSSVVPAAEPVAEPPTRAELELRGVRFQYPGAVEPVLRDVSFRATPGTTTAIIGSTGAGKTTLLSLIPRLVDVTAGAVLVDGVDVRELAPDELWRRIGLVPQRPYLFTGTVASNLRYGNPDATDEELWRALEIAQARDFVAQMPGGLEAPIAQGGSTVSGGQRQRLAIARALVRQPEIYLFDDSFSALDLGTDARLRAALRPVTAQSAVVIVAQRVSTIVDADQIIVLEDGGVVGVGRHEELLESCPTYAEIVASQQTAEVPA, translated from the coding sequence GTGCTGATCCGACTGTTGCGCAACCAGTTGCGCACCTACCAACGACCGCTGCTGGCGGTGGTGCTGCTCCAGTTCGTGGGCACCATGGCCTCGCTCTACCTGCCCAGCCTCAACGCGGACATCATCGACCAGGGCGTGGCCCGGGGCGACACCGACTACATCGTGCGCACCGGCGGCTGGATGCTGCTGGTCAGCCTCATCCAGATCATCTGCTCGATCGCCGCGGTCTACCTGGGCGCGCGGATCGCGATGGGCTTCGGCCGAGACGTCCGCGCAAGCCTGTTCGGGCACGTCAACCGCTTCTCCGCCCGCGAGGTGGCCCGGTTCGGCGCACCATCGCTGATCACCCGCAACACGAACGACGTGCAACAGGTGCAGATGCTCGTGCTGATGAGCTGCACCATGCTTGTCGCCGCTCCGATCATGAGCGTGGGCGGTGTGGTGATGGCGCTCCGGGAGGATCTCGGGCTCTCCTGGCTGATGCTGGTCAGCGTGCCGGTGCTGGCCGTCGCGCTCAGCATGATCATCCGCCGGATGGTGCCGGGCTTCCGGCTGATGCAGACCCGGATCGACACGGTCAACCGGGTGCTGCGCGAGCAGATCACCGGCATCCGGGTGGTCCGCGCCTTCGTCCGCGAGCCGTACGAGACGGACCGCTTCGGCGTCGCCAACGCCGACCTGACCGCTACCGCGCTGCGTACCGGCCGACTGCTGGCGCTGATCTTCCCGGTGGTCATGCTGGTGCTGAACGTCTCCAGCGTGGCGGTGCTCTGGTTCGGCGCGCAGCGGGTGGACTCCGGCGCCATCCAGGTCGGCGCGCTCACCGCCTTCCTCCAGTACCTGATGCAGATCCTGATGGCAGTGATGATGGCCACCTTCATGCTGATGATGGTGCCCCGGGCCGCGGTCTGCGCCGAGCGGATCGTCGAGGTGCTGGACACCGACTCCTCTGTGGTTCCCGCAGCCGAGCCGGTCGCCGAGCCGCCCACCAGGGCCGAGCTGGAGCTGCGCGGGGTGCGCTTCCAGTACCCGGGCGCGGTCGAGCCGGTGTTGCGGGACGTCTCCTTCCGGGCGACCCCCGGCACCACCACCGCGATCATCGGCAGCACCGGTGCGGGCAAGACCACCCTGCTGTCACTCATTCCCCGCCTGGTCGACGTCACCGCCGGCGCGGTGCTGGTCGACGGCGTGGACGTGCGGGAACTGGCGCCCGACGAGCTGTGGCGGCGCATCGGCCTGGTGCCGCAGCGTCCGTACCTGTTCACCGGCACGGTCGCCAGCAACCTGCGCTACGGCAACCCGGACGCCACCGACGAGGAGCTGTGGCGGGCCCTGGAGATCGCCCAGGCCCGCGACTTCGTGGCCCAGATGCCCGGCGGGCTGGAAGCGCCGATCGCCCAGGGTGGCAGCACCGTCTCCGGCGGGCAGCGCCAACGCCTGGCCATCGCGCGGGCCCTGGTCCGGCAGCCGGAGATCTACCTTTTCGACGACTCGTTCTCCGCGCTCGACCTCGGCACCGACGCGCGGCTGCGGGCGGCACTGCGGCCGGTCACCGCGCAGTCCGCAGTGGTGATCGTGGCCCAGCGGGTCTCCACGATCGTCGACGCCGACCAGATCATCGTGCTTGAGGACGGGGGGGTCGTCGGAGTGGGACGACACGAGGAGTTGCTGGAGAGCTGCCCGACGTACGCCGAGATCGTGGCCTCCCAGCAGACGGCGGAGGTGCCGGCATGA
- a CDS encoding DoxX family protein: MAPLIALLVGTALARLTGFAGVAALDGWHPALRVGLALMFTLTAVAHFAGQRRTGLIAMVPPGLPRPELLVTVTGVLELVGAVGLLIPATARLAAVGLGLLMLAMFPANVSAARRKLTLAGQPVTPLVQRTALQIVFVATAAAISFGP; the protein is encoded by the coding sequence ATGGCACCCCTGATCGCCCTGCTGGTCGGCACCGCACTGGCCCGTCTGACCGGCTTCGCCGGCGTCGCCGCGCTGGACGGCTGGCACCCCGCACTACGGGTCGGCCTGGCCCTGATGTTCACGCTGACCGCCGTGGCGCACTTCGCCGGCCAGCGCCGCACCGGCCTGATCGCGATGGTCCCGCCCGGCCTGCCCCGCCCGGAGCTACTGGTCACCGTCACCGGCGTGCTGGAACTGGTCGGCGCGGTCGGCCTGCTGATTCCGGCGACCGCCCGCCTCGCCGCCGTCGGGCTCGGCCTGCTGATGCTCGCGATGTTCCCGGCCAACGTCTCGGCCGCCCGCCGGAAGTTGACCCTGGCCGGGCAACCGGTCACCCCGCTCGTCCAGCGCACCGCTCTGCAGATCGTGTTCGTAGCCACTGCTGCGGCTATTTCGTTTGGCCCCTGA
- a CDS encoding MarR family winged helix-turn-helix transcriptional regulator, with the protein MELVTLKDVPLGRLLVVAGHLVGQRWNRYLAEEHGLTQAGMVTLMTLARHGELPHREVAEKGFVRPATLTGIVDTLAREGLVERQRDDSDRRSVRLAITPAGRERVAALTTLMHSGRPLTSVDAEPAKAQVIRDFLLEVIGSGDDPRMTGRPTEPKDPAC; encoded by the coding sequence GTGGAACTCGTCACCTTGAAGGATGTGCCGCTCGGCCGGCTACTGGTCGTGGCCGGGCACCTCGTCGGGCAGCGGTGGAACCGCTACCTCGCCGAGGAGCACGGCCTCACCCAGGCCGGCATGGTGACCCTGATGACGCTCGCCCGGCACGGCGAACTGCCCCACCGCGAGGTCGCCGAGAAGGGCTTCGTACGCCCGGCGACCCTGACCGGCATCGTGGACACACTGGCCCGCGAGGGGCTGGTCGAGCGGCAGCGCGACGACAGCGACCGACGCAGCGTCCGGCTGGCCATCACCCCCGCCGGGCGGGAGCGGGTGGCTGCGCTCACCACGCTGATGCACTCCGGAAGGCCGCTCACCTCGGTCGACGCCGAGCCGGCGAAGGCGCAGGTGATCCGTGACTTCCTGCTCGAGGTCATCGGCAGCGGGGACGACCCGCGGATGACCGGACGCCCTACCGAACCGAAGGATCCGGCGTGCTGA